ataaaacaaatgaaagtttgttacaaattgaggaaattatgaaaacaaattttgattttaatctcGAATGAGACTCAAGTATATATAACATAGAGctgaatatttaagaaattgtgATTTGAAGTTGGCATCAAACTGATTAACGTCGTagccaattattttattttttaaatgataaatatatttaaacaaaaccaaagagaCGTTTAAAAATGTACTCTGCGCTTTTATAAagttacttattttaattttattgttattaggtAATACGATCATTGTGTCTGATAGAGATTCGACGGTAAAGGCATTTCGAATTTTTGTGCGTTAAATTTTGTCTGTGACCCTACAAtcacatacaaataatatatgtacataaatatatacatgcATTTTCTATACAGTTAAATTTTCTCTTAAATCGTATATTTAAATGGAAATTTCTAACCTAAGCTGAGTTATTTTTGTGAGGAATCAAgctttattcattaaatttctttttgtgaAAATCAAGCCTTAATTTTTCCACAGCCATTGTGATCGTACTACATTAAATGATTgtgataatacaaatttttataaacggaatgttgatatttttaaaataaattttattattattataatttggttttatttttcattaaaaatactgttaattgttattataccttttatatatgtaatatatatcaaggtttactaagtttactcccaactttgtaacgcttaaaaatattgatgctacgaaaataattttgatacagatgttcatgaaatcacctaatcagCTCATtgttgtctgtctgcccgtctgtgtacacgataactcaaaaacgaaaaaagatatcaagctaaaatttttatgcgTGGTCAGGGCGtataaagtgaggtcgagttcgtaaatgagcaacataggtcaattggacccgtaggacccatcttgtaaaccgttagagatagaacaaaagtttacgtgtaaaaaagttccttataaaaaaataaacactttttatttattttttcgtaaaagtcgctgtttacccttgagggcgcaaaatgtatagtatgtattatatggaaatattagttatatttgtgtgacatgtatgtatgtgtaatgtgccAGTGTATTCAATACTTTTGAGGTGGCAACGCTATATGTAATCATATTGTTATTTGCAATGGCTTATAGGTCgaaagagaaaaatttatcgTTATATGACCTAgcatttctttatcaaatactTCTGATAGATGCTATATATAGTCTTTGTATTAGGGACTTGGAGTAAGACATGATAATGGacatatatatctataaaatcagttttaaaaattttatttgaaatctcATCGACATTTCTAGTACTAGAAACTCAATGTCGAGACATCTCTAAATCACGAGAATCGCACTTATAAAAGTATACACGTACATTTGGTATATGATACCGAGGCTGCCAAATGGAATATAAATTCTTCACTGCGGACGTCTTTTTGGAATAATACTTTTAGCCCTTTTATTAGATCTTAGccatttcaatatttcaaagtcAAGGGTCAAGTAACGGACACGAAAACTCTCAAGGAGAAAACtattgacaatttttgtttatatctagatattataaaataaaaagaagcaAGGGAAGATATTATGAATACATTATCAACAGAAAAATtctgtacaatttttattcgttataaatttttaacaaaattccaAAAACGACATCTATTTTTACAAAcaagaaatgaatattttaaaatcaaagtttGTGAATTACGTTTGTTTTATTAAGCTAAAGTGAATTGATTTGCTATCCTTGCTTAAAAATCGGGAACAAGTAAATTTATAAACGCATAAAATTTTGCAtctttgttcaaaaaatttatatcccgTTAATTTGCTGTATGTTGTTTACTAAAGATGTTATTAGTAGATGCAATTCCTTGACGGttatttttagttgaaatttaAAGGGACAAATGGcagttacatttaaatattgaataataaattaattttgttttttatgtttatttatttacttacaaaaatattaaattgtttttcattagtCACTGACATTATTAATTACACGATAGTCATTTTGAATTATGGAAACAGAAAACATGGAAAAAAATTGCAGCAcacctataaaatatttaatgaaaccaCCGACACAATTGTATTCCCCAATCAAAAATATTGCAACCACATCGACGAATAGTGTGGAAAGCCCTTTTAAATGTGCTTCTTTTTCAACAccaccaacaaaattttttagagtGCGTAACCCATTTGATGCCGCCCTTGCAAATCGGTTGCACTTGCCAATATCAAGGTaggaaatcaattttattcatgtattttatCTAAAAGATTTGTTATTTTAGTCCATCGGTATTTAAGAAAATACCAACGCCTGTTAAAACTGAATTCCAATGGTCCATTGATGAATTGTCTTCACTGAATCCAGTACATATTGAGGAGTATAACAGTAATCAATTTGATCAACCTGAAGATCCAGAAATTGAACGGACTGcacaacaaaatattgaaaagtagGTGTCAAAGTTTTGTATgcgttaaaatttctttttctcataattattttgaaattaaagttcAACGACCTTTGGCCccgtttatatgaaattattaacagCGGTTGCCCCgtcgtattttatttaaatttctaaaatacagtttaatttgtctatatatcaaaatatttcttgcATTATACCTTTTAGTATTAGACAAATACCTTAACAGTTTCCAGTGTACTTatgttcatttaaatttaattattgaattttaattaaacaaaattacatataaaattctaACACTAGCGTGTTGTCTTTCGCGAATATCACGTTAACATAATTTGGAGCAGACATTTAGTgacttttcttaaaaaagcTCATAGAACGTCAGATAAATAATCAAAGCATTTTTACGTAGATTATGAATCCGTTGTCGGACCTGATGAAACATTAACAGTTTTCCCCTGTGATTCCCATTCATTCACTGATTTACAGGTTGACCATGTCTTTtatggggtcgagttagcacgAGTTTGCTTTTTGGCTAACCTTGCgacgttcattcactgatcctCAGAAAGTctgagaaaattaaataaaaaacttagaTAATATTCTGTTCACGTTAATATATACTCCAAAGTATCTTAACTTCAGACTCGCGCTAGGCACACGATAGTGTCGGAATATTCTCAGCCAAAATTTTTAGacagaaaaaatacaaaaataattgtacatCCTACAGGAAACAGGAAAAAGTTTGGAAATccttaaattactttcaaacggttcaagaaaaagggttaaaatttttttaagtttaagagGACTTTAATCCGGATCGTTTAACGCCATTAAGGCACGTATCCAGCTCATGGGAGGTGGGTGAAAGGGTTAAGAACGTTTTTAAAACATGGAACGCTGGTCCAGTGATGGCCCATTTGAAAGGTTTTATAGTCAATAAAAAACGTGAAAATGACATTAATCGTCGTAAAGTCCGCGAAAaaacgtgtgtgtgtgtgggtaTGTGTGCATGTCATAGCAGAGACAAGGCTCCATGGTGTTATTTCTACGTTTTTTATTGACTCTAAACCTCCTCTGATGTGTGCTCGTGTGCTTTTTTGCggttaatataacaaaaaacaaacgatgcTAGGAATAGTTCAAAATATGACATCCCTACAGTTATACTCTTAGACAATTGAACCAGATTATCATTATTTTGGCTTATCTGCGGCGTACAATCCTTCCCCATTCTTCTTGAATCAAGAACTTTTATtccttaataatatttctattttatatttaaataacggaaataaaattaaaagtaaattttcgttttattaaacAGATATTTCAGAGAATCAAAACAAATAGTTCCTAGTCCATGGGATGAAATTCCACGGAAACAAATAATACTACCAAAAGATTCAACACCAATGCGTGCTGGTTTGAAGAATGCTGTAGATGTTGAAAAACGTGATAACGCTTGTCAAACTGTTCTTTCTTTACCACCAATATTACCTCCCGAAGTCGAACAAGTACTACgaccattttttacatttactgaAGATCAACaacaattatgtaataatattaatgagaaTTTAATGAATGCATCTTTATGTCGACGGCTATTTCACTTCAGTAGTGAAGATGAATCAATAGATTCAACGAATAGTTCTGTGAAAAGTGGAGACTTACCAGCATTTCAATCACCAAAATTGGTAAGTGTTAATAGATTGAACGATCTTTATAcactaaacaaacaaaaaatattttttacgttaaaaATGCACAATATTTGCAGGCATGTAACTTTGTTATTATTGGTCTTTTCGGGCTCTACCAGGGCTCATATTAGAGATAAAGAAACGAACTTAAATTGCGCTACTTCAATATGCCTAAGAATCGATGAAAATTCAACACCATATGTAAAAGGAAAAAAGTTTGCCGTTCAATGTTTGCTTTGACATCCGGAACGTGCTATGCtctttttatgaaaactgttaTGGTCTTTAAAGAGTCCTATTTTTTCTTACAATTGAGTAGATGGCTGATaacgaatttgccatattacacATCAGACtgtaaaactaaacttgatagcatagcaaaatttgaaagttaaattgattaaaaatgagGAAGTTAAAAGCTCTCAAAGATTATTGTCCGTCTCTTTCTTGCGAAACGAAAGTTTTATATGATATCTTTACGACGTACCTACATAAAAGTGACGCCTCTTTTATGTATCCCCCTCTTTCTTTAATTAGGAgctttaaacgttcatattttgcatatttcgaaagattttaaaaaatcaaagagTATATTGGAGTGAGTAACACATCTTCAAGTTCACTTCTTTACCCATAAATGTTATAAGCTTGCAAAtattgagtttttttaaaatgttatgtttTATTTGTTCGTTTTAACCTtttgaaatttatcaatttttctatttatcctctgaaaacaataaaacttattcaaagaaaaaaattattctctagaccttgaactatgttgcttatttacgaactcgacctcactttttatgccccgagcacgctataaaaatttctacttgatatctctttttgtttttaagtttcgACGGACGGACAAGTGAAAATGAAactatgattttatgaacacctataccaaaattttgttcgtagcatcaatatttttaagcgttacaaacttaacttagtattccttgatatatttcatatatcaaggtaaaaaatattcaagaaagaAACATATatgaaagataaaattaaactcGTACGAAATCTATATAGAATCTATCTAATACAGACAACAAACATAAGacgtttttatcaaattctcaAAGCTTAAAAAATCGACTAGCCGTGTTTTGATTTAGAAATATTCCACTTAGGTAACAATActaggaaataaaaaattggggcttccaaaaaatcaagttttttttgagattaaattatatttattataagtaaaactgtagaaattaaattttacttaaacaaATAGAATTACTGGGCAGTTGGGCTAGGTATCAACTCAGAACATTACAGTTGATCCAGTTGGACGTTTCGTCTCTTTATTGAGACTTCTTTAGCAACTTGATCTTATATTGCTGAAGAAGTCTCAATAAAGAGGCAAAACGTCCAACTGAATCAACTGTAATGTTATGATTTGATACCTATAGCCTATCTTCCCTgtgattcaatttgtttttatacttttcgttTTGGTCGtgattaaaaatcttaaattaaattttcatctcCTGATTATTTTTTCAGTAAGTCTAATGTTTTTGGAGGTAATTTTAATGCTATTCTTACATCTATTAACAATTCGCCATATTGCTATTATCGTTGACATGGTGCTCAGCAATATAAAAGTACTTTCTTTGCAaaggcaaattttttatttagtataccatgtatatgaaatataccaaggtatactaagtttagtcccgagtttgtaacgcttaaaaatattgatgctatgaacaaaattttagtataggtgtccataaaatcacctaattagtccatttccggttgtctgtcgtctgtccgtccgtcatcacgattactcaaaaacgaaaagagatattaagttgaaatttttatagcgtgctgaggacgtaaaaagtgaggtcgagttcgtaaatgaaaaacataggtcaattgggtcttgggtccgtaggacccatcttgtaaatcgttagagatagaacaaaagtttaaatgtaaaaaattgtatggtatgaattatatgggtatatcagttatatatatgtgacatgtatgtatgtgtaatgtaatagagtaatcaacactgtctatacatggtatttcaacaattaactcagtcaattgtttgttttcacttgttaatattttaaatttaaataattacattcttattttatgataaaaaatttgttctacaGAATGAATCAGGAAAACATCACGACAAATCATTTGAACATAGAAAATGTATGACACTCAAATCACCCTCTCTATCACCAGTGCAAAGAATTTCATCAAGTAATTCTGATGAGCTACTTCTCTCTCATCACAAAGAAAAAGCTAATAACtccattaatcaaaaaatgtcactAATTCATCAATCAACTCCAACACCAAGTCCTCAATCATATAAAAGTTTACTCAGTGAAAAAGAAACATTAGAAGAATCACCATTATCACCAATCACCAAACCGAGCCACGAAAACTCGatgaataacaaaatacaatcATCTTCTCCATTAATGGAA
This genomic interval from Chrysoperla carnea chromosome 1, inChrCarn1.1, whole genome shotgun sequence contains the following:
- the LOC123304942 gene encoding protein aurora borealis, whose translation is METENMEKNCSTPIKYLMKPPTQLYSPIKNIATTSTNSVESPFKCASFSTPPTKFFRVRNPFDAALANRLHLPISSPSVFKKIPTPVKTEFQWSIDELSSLNPVHIEEYNSNQFDQPEDPEIERTAQQNIEKYFRESKQIVPSPWDEIPRKQIILPKDSTPMRAGLKNAVDVEKRDNACQTVLSLPPILPPEVEQVLRPFFTFTEDQQQLCNNINENLMNASLCRRLFHFSSEDESIDSTNSSVKSGDLPAFQSPKLNESGKHHDKSFEHRKCMTLKSPSLSPVQRISSSNSDELLLSHHKEKANNSINQKMSLIHQSTPTPSPQSYKSLLSEKETLEESPLSPITKPSHENSMNNKIQSSSPLMEHEMATATTSNAVSNTNANTSRRSIKRLDFSDEMMSVDYAVPDSENLPDQSINMMGTSILINDEEIDCTYSSVNWDIENKSISNTRQDKRIVLENDNVVKSIFNKFETTPSKRHYQRTLLKKYSDNFDERDKENIAPRSTLLRRCFSSDMTCDCGGRNDIRCRFHYFNKYRVNNSFASATTDDSDIRDRSLLDNDRNTSPNSYLSENTQDTGYNSNVIGGSSSTTSLTNIFMANTNLVESGGRTISSSSLDVNNEWQSSTRIE